From a region of the Citricoccus muralis genome:
- a CDS encoding response regulator — MTRVVVVDDQTLVRHGIRTLLDIAHVEVVGEADDGAAALEVIAREAPDVVLLDLRMPRYDGLWTLRQLLHRGIEVPVLVLTTFDDDTLVLDALRSGARGYLLKDVTVEQLTHAVQTLADGGTLIAPSITDRLLRAIRTGTVPTPEAAVPAQDLTEREQEVLRLMAEGYPNRQIAQALFLAEGTVKNHVSTILLKLGARDRTNAVLRALRDGLLR; from the coding sequence ATGACCCGCGTTGTGGTCGTCGACGACCAGACCCTCGTGCGGCACGGGATCCGCACTCTGTTGGACATCGCGCACGTCGAGGTGGTGGGGGAGGCGGACGACGGCGCTGCGGCACTGGAGGTGATCGCCCGGGAGGCGCCCGACGTCGTGCTCCTGGATTTGCGGATGCCTCGCTACGACGGGCTGTGGACCCTGCGGCAACTGCTGCACCGGGGGATCGAGGTTCCCGTGCTGGTACTGACGACTTTCGACGATGACACCCTGGTGCTGGACGCCCTGCGGTCCGGCGCTCGCGGATATCTGCTCAAGGACGTGACGGTCGAACAGCTCACCCATGCGGTGCAGACCCTGGCCGACGGCGGGACCCTCATCGCCCCGTCCATCACCGATCGGTTGCTGCGGGCGATCCGCACCGGGACTGTCCCCACGCCGGAGGCTGCGGTGCCCGCCCAGGACCTCACCGAACGGGAACAGGAGGTGCTGCGGCTGATGGCCGAGGGATACCCCAACCGGCAGATCGCCCAAGCACTGTTTCTCGCCGAGGGCACGGTGAAGAACCACGTCTCCACCATCCTCCTGAAACTGGGAGCGCGGGACCGGACGAATGCGGTACTCCGCGCCCTGCGTGACGGTCTGCTGCGGTAG
- a CDS encoding ABC transporter ATP-binding protein: protein MTIPAPAPAILAENLRKSYRGRRAVDGITLSVQPGEVMGVLGANGAGKTTTVEMIGGLRTPEAGTVRVLGLDPRHDRGAVRQVLGVQLQQSYLHGALTVAELVDLYRSFYPDPVPAEELVDRVGLGAQRRTRFEKLSGGQQQRVSIALALAGRPRVVILDELTTGLDPRARRRLWSLVEQMRDDGVTVLLVSHAMDEVEHLCDRLVVLDAGRVIARGTPGEITSATGTPSLEEAFLALTGRDLDEDDDGSTEKSTTEAEAH, encoded by the coding sequence ATGACCATTCCAGCCCCAGCACCGGCCATCCTTGCCGAGAACCTGCGCAAGTCCTACCGCGGCAGGAGAGCCGTGGACGGCATCACCCTGTCCGTTCAACCCGGTGAGGTGATGGGAGTCCTCGGGGCCAACGGCGCCGGCAAGACCACCACCGTGGAGATGATCGGCGGACTGCGCACGCCGGAGGCCGGCACCGTCCGGGTCCTCGGGCTCGACCCCCGGCATGATCGCGGTGCGGTACGTCAGGTCCTCGGCGTTCAATTGCAACAGTCCTACTTGCACGGGGCGCTGACCGTGGCCGAGCTCGTGGACCTGTACCGCAGCTTCTACCCCGACCCGGTCCCGGCGGAGGAGCTCGTCGACCGCGTGGGCCTCGGCGCACAGCGCCGGACCCGGTTCGAGAAGCTCTCCGGCGGCCAGCAACAGCGGGTCTCCATCGCGCTCGCGCTGGCCGGCCGCCCGCGCGTCGTGATCCTGGACGAGTTGACCACGGGACTGGACCCGCGGGCGCGCCGCCGGCTGTGGTCCCTGGTCGAGCAGATGCGCGATGACGGCGTGACCGTGCTACTCGTCAGCCATGCCATGGATGAGGTGGAGCACCTGTGTGACCGGCTCGTCGTCCTCGACGCCGGACGCGTCATCGCCCGCGGCACCCCAGGCGAGATCACCTCCGCCACTGGGACGCCCTCACTGGAGGAGGCCTTCCTGGCCCTGACCGGGCGGGATCTCGACGAGGACGACGACGGCTCGACAGAGAAATCCACCACGGAAGCCGAGGCCCACTGA
- a CDS encoding histidine kinase produces the protein MSQRYGYEIWSGLAMLVVAIAVASPVLFGAAEPSIHRTLWTSLFIVFLLSLIAAVSGLGRRVDLIGFMAAVVFSWVLVLTAPGMGLLNILLVLTAAISAYLVPVGGGLVLVGLNTVVLTVDAVQEAAPQGDGDLTESALMELGLFLGFYLMIQVATLLSTVTLIREQRQRRELARAHVDLRAASAVLAVNARAAERLRISPDLHDTIGHQLTVLALELEAARHRTPEPGREHVERAGTVARELLADLRATVDQLRTEPTDLADALEGVVAGLPGLHVELEVEPSLSLDEARTEALVRTVQEVTTNTLRHADATRLWITVGLDGEDERLNSVVVLTAEDDGCGPLNSAAAGNGLRGIAERFEMLGGTAEFGFTVDSADSTGGDSRERTMPVRPTASVRGTPGQGFRVVARVPSA, from the coding sequence ATGAGCCAGCGGTACGGGTACGAGATCTGGTCGGGACTGGCGATGCTCGTCGTGGCCATCGCCGTAGCGTCCCCGGTCCTGTTCGGAGCCGCCGAGCCGTCGATCCACCGCACCCTGTGGACCAGCCTGTTTATCGTCTTCCTGCTCAGCCTCATCGCGGCGGTCTCCGGCCTGGGGCGGCGAGTGGACCTGATCGGGTTCATGGCCGCCGTCGTGTTCTCCTGGGTGCTGGTGCTGACCGCCCCGGGGATGGGACTGCTGAATATCCTCCTCGTACTGACCGCCGCCATCAGCGCCTACCTGGTACCCGTAGGGGGCGGGCTCGTTCTGGTCGGGCTCAACACAGTGGTGCTCACGGTGGATGCCGTGCAGGAGGCCGCGCCCCAGGGGGACGGCGACCTCACGGAATCCGCCCTGATGGAGCTCGGGCTGTTCCTGGGGTTCTACCTGATGATCCAGGTCGCGACCCTGCTGAGTACCGTGACCCTGATCCGTGAACAACGGCAGCGCCGTGAGCTGGCCCGGGCCCACGTGGACCTGCGGGCCGCCTCCGCCGTGTTGGCGGTGAACGCCCGCGCCGCCGAACGGCTGCGGATCTCGCCGGACCTGCATGACACTATCGGTCACCAGCTCACGGTCCTCGCCCTCGAATTGGAGGCGGCCAGGCACCGGACCCCGGAGCCGGGGAGGGAGCACGTTGAGCGGGCCGGCACCGTGGCCCGGGAGCTGCTCGCGGATCTGCGCGCGACCGTGGATCAGCTGCGCACCGAGCCGACCGACCTGGCCGATGCCTTGGAAGGAGTGGTGGCAGGCCTGCCGGGCCTGCACGTGGAACTCGAGGTGGAGCCGAGTCTGAGCCTGGACGAGGCACGGACCGAGGCCCTGGTACGCACCGTGCAGGAGGTCACGACCAACACCCTCCGCCACGCTGATGCCACCCGATTGTGGATCACCGTGGGGCTGGACGGCGAAGATGAGCGTCTCAACAGCGTCGTGGTGCTCACGGCCGAGGACGATGGGTGTGGGCCCCTGAACTCGGCCGCAGCTGGGAACGGACTGCGGGGGATCGCCGAACGGTTCGAGATGCTGGGCGGCACGGCGGAGTTCGGCTTCACAGTGGACAGTGCAGACAGCACAGGCGGCGACAGTCGAGAACGCACCATGCCCGTGAGACCTACGGCCAGCGTCCGCGGCACCCCGGGCCAGGGGTTCCGCGTCGTCGCCCGGGTGCCGTCCGCATGA